CAAGTGTCACTAAGCTAGCGCTCGTCTCACGCCCCTTGTGATAATTCTGCCACAACACGGGCGTGCACGATCCGTACGGCCAGGGACTTCGATCGGTCACGAAATGATTTTGCGTTTTCTGCTTTTCCCCACACTGCTGTCGGTTGCACTGTGCGCTGCGCCTTGCGCGCAAGCCCAGACGCGCGTCGGCGAAGCCGTCCTCGTCCAGAACGAGGTGGTTCGCCTCGCCGCGACCGCGACGCCAATCAATGTCGGCGACAGCATGCTGCGCGACGAGACCGTGCGCACCGGCGCCGACAGCGCGGCGCGCTTCGTGATGGCCGACAGCACCAATCTGTCGCTCGGACCGAACGCGACGCTCAAGCTCGACCGCACGGTCTTCAACGACGAGCACAGCTACCGCGATGTCGCGATCCGCATGACCACCGGCGCCTTCCGCTTCGTTACCGGCCATTCGGAGAAAGCGGCCTACAAGATCACGACCCCGCTCGCGACCATCGGCGTTCGCGGCACGACGCTCGACATCCTGTCGCAGCGCGGTCGCTCGGTCGTCGTGCTTCAGGAGGGCGCGGCCAGCGTCTGCACGCTGAGTTTCCAGTGCGTCCAGCTCACCCAACCGGGCGACACTGCGGTCATCACCTCGACCGGCGGCAAGGTCACCATCGCCAAGACCAGCACGCCGCCGTGGACTTTCGCCGCCAACTGCGCTGCGAATTCGGGGCTTTGCGCCGTGAACCAATATGCCGACGCCTCACCGACCATCACACCTGGCGTCCGTGACGACGACACGCTGTGCGGGCGTTGACGATGGCAAAGCTCGGCTTCAAACGGCTCCTTCTGGCGGTCGCATTGGCCGCAACCACGGCGCTTGCCTTGTTCTCGCTCGATACGCGCTCGGCAGGCGCGGCCAGCTTCTGCGAGTCCGAATGCGGCGAGCCGACACCCTATCCGTCGCCGAACCCGTACCCATCGCCGAGCCCGACCCCGACGGGCGCCGACTCCAGCGGCAGCTCGGCCGGCGGCCTCGCAGGCCAGCGCTTCAACCAGATGATCACCAACCGGGTACTCGGCACCGTGCTGCTTGGCGTCAACGAGCAGGTCAATTGCAGCGACTGCGTCAGCGCATTCGGTTCGGCGGGCTCGTTCTCGGCCGGCATTCATGGCCGCAAGGAGCTGACGTCCAATCTGTCGCTGCTCGCTGGCCTCGCCTACACGCAATACAGCGAGGGCGGCTACCACATCACCAGCGCACCGATCGGCGCCTTCGCGCTGCGCTATGACTTCACCGATTGGGGCTCGTCGCGTCCATTCTTCGACGTCGGCACGATCCTGACGCCGTGGGAGAAGGCGCGCTACACCCGCAACTACGACACCAGCCTCGGCCCGGTGAGCGTGACGAGCTCGACCAATGCGGCGAACTACGCGGTCTATGGCCGCGCCGGCTGGATGAGCCGATTGTCGCCGCGCGACGAGGTCGCGGCCTCGATCGAGGTGTGGCAGCTCTGGCAGCGGGTCTCGGGCTATGCCGACGACACGGTCGCCTTCAATCCGTTCGACGCCAGCATTGCTGATGGCACCGACCGCACCAGCCTGGTCAAGATCGGCGGCCAATGGACCCATCTTTTCGCCGGCAACATCGAGACCAACATCAATGGCGGCTGGGTGCAATCGTTCGCCAGCCACAGCGGCATCGTCGCCACCGTGACCGGCGACGGCACGGTGGTGCCGACGATGGGCAACCAGGGCTGGTTCGAATATGGCGGCCGCCTCGGCTTCCGCGTGCAGAAGGGCTGGGTCGTGGACCTCTTCGCCAACGGCACGCTGGGCCCGCAGCCGGTGGGCAACACGATCCACGGCGGCGTGGGGTTGAGGATCAATTATTAGCGTGGGGTTCGCGCGGAGCCGCGAATTCCGCCGCGATGCCCCGGCTTCGACCGAAGCATCCAGTACGCCGCAGCCTTACGGTTCAACTGCCGTCGTCACGGAGTACCGGATCGCCCGGTCAGGCCGGGCGATGACAGTGCGCAGGTAGCAAGGCCGAAGCCCTCACGCAGCCGACTTGCCCTCGAACGCGCGGCGCAGCACCTCCACATCCAGCTTCACCATCTTCATCATGGCCTGCATCGCGCGGGCGGCGGCAGCCTTGTCCGGGCTCGCGAGGAACTCGAACATGACCTTCGGCACCACCTGCCAGGCCACGCCCCAGCGATCCCTGATCCAGCCGCACTGCTCTTCCCTGCCACCATGGGCCAGGAACGCATTCCACACGCTGTCGACCTGGGCCTGGTCGTCGCAATGGATCATCAGCGAGATCGCGTGCGTGTACTCCATGGTCATGCCACCGTTGAGCGCGACCAGGGGCTGGCCGGCCACCGTGAATTCGACGACCAACACCGAACCTTCCTTGCCCGACGGGCCGTCCGAAACGTTGTGCTGAACGTGCGTGATCTCCGAATTCGGCACGATCGAGACGTAGAACTTGGCGGCTTCCATGGCATCGCCGTTGAACCACATGCAGGGGACGAGCTTGGACATTGCGAATGCTCCTCTTCAGCCTTCGATCAGGCGTGCGCCATGGCGGGCTCGGCGGGGACGGCTGCCATGTCCAGCCAGTTCACGCCCCACATATGACCATCCGGATCTTCGAAGCTGCGGCCATACATGAAGCTGCAGTCGTCGACCGGGCTGGGATCGGCGACCGCGCCGGCAGCCGCGGCCTTGCCGACGATCTCGTCGACCTCGTTCCGGCTATCGGCGGACAGGCAGAACAGCGCCTGGTTCGAGGTCTTTGCATCCGCGATCGGCTTCGGCGTGAACTGACGGAATGTGTCGTGGGTCGTCAGCATCACGTAGATGGTCTCGGACAAGACCATGCAGCTGGCCGTCTCGCCGCTGAATTGCGGGTTCCGGGTTGCGCCGATCGCCTCATAAAAGGCGGTCGCTCGCTTGATGTCCGTCACGGGCAGATTGAGGAAGATCATCCTGGGCATCGGAAGCTCCTTGGGCGAGGTTCTGCCCAAGGACGGATGGCCGAGCCGCCATCCGACACGGCGGCTTCCGAATATTTTTGCGCACGGCCTTGCGAAGTTTGGTCACACCAACCCCCGCGCAGTCGTCAGCCTCATTTCTTCTCGTTCGGATCCCGATGCACCGGATCGATCCACAGCACGGTTTCGGGCTTCTCGACCGGCTCGATATCGAGATTGATCGCGACCGCCTCGCCATCGCTGCGCACCAGCACGCATTCCAGCACCTCGTCGGCGCTGGCGTTGATCTCCTGATGCGGCACGTAGGGCGGCACGAAAATGAAATCACCGGGGCCCGCCTCGGCGGTGAATTGCAGGCTCTCGCCCCAGCGCATCCGCGCCTTGCCCTTCACCACATAGATGACGCTTTCGAGATGGCCGTGGTGATGCGCGCCGGTCTTCGCGTCCGGCCTGATGCTGACGGTGCCCGCCCACAATTTCTGCGCGCCGACGCGCGCGAAATTGATCGCGGCAGCGCGGTCCATGCCGGCCGTCGACGGCACGTTGGTATCGAGCTGGTTGCCGGGAATGACGCGCACGCCGTCATGTTTCCAGCGATCATCGTGATGATCGTGGTCATGGTGGGAATGGCTGTGGTCATGGCCGGTCATGATTCTTGCTTTCTGTTGGTTCCGTGCGCGCGAAACTAACCAAAGCCGGCCTATCAAGCCATACCAAATTCGGAACCCTCATAGCCGCCAGACGTTGTCTTCGCGAGCAATCTGGAAGGAGAGTTTCATGGGTACCACGAGCGACAAGATCAAGGGCACCGCCAACGAAGTCATCGGCAAGGCCAAGCAGGGCATTGGTGAAGCCACCGGTTCCGAGCGTCTGCAGGGCGAAGGCGCGGTCCAGGAAGTGAAGGGCAAGGGCCAGAAGGCCATGGGCGATGCCAAGGATGCCGCGAAGGAAGCGATCGACCGCGCCGCTGCGGCTGCACGTCGCACAACCGAGTAGACTGCGTTGTACTGAAAGCGAAAAGACCGGCCGCGAGGCCGGTCTTTTTGTTGGTGCGTTATTTCACGCCGAGCAATTCCACGTCGAACATCAGTGTCGCGTTCGGCGGGATCACGCCGCCGGCGCCGCGCGCACCGTAGCCGAGCTGCGGTGGGATGATCAGCGTACGCTTGCCGCCGACCTTCATCGTGGCAACGCCTTCGTCCCAACCGGCGATGACGCGGCCCTTGCCGATGGGAAATTCGAACGGCTCGTTGCGATCGACGGACGAGTCGAATTTCTTGCCCTTTTGGCCGTTCTCGTAGAGCCAGCCGGTGTAGTGCATCACGCAAATCTGGCCGGGCTTCGGCGAAGCGCCGGTGCCGACGACGCTATCGGTGATCTGCAAGCCTGAAGCTGTGGTCATGGTCTTTCCTGCGGTCTGGGCCGAGGCCGTGGTGGAAACGAATGTCGACACGCCGCCGATCAACGTGATCACGAGCGCCGACACGATGGCGAGAAGCATGCGCTGGAAACGCTGCATAAGACACCTTCCGTTCGAGGCGGAAGGTGTCTAGCGCAAGGCGGTGATCGTTTCCAGCCCTCGGAGGATCAATAGCCGAGCGCGCAGCCGTCCTTGCGCGGGTCGGAACCGCCGGTCAGCGTACCCTTCTCCCAATCGATCCAGATCGCCTGCGCACCGCCGAGCGGGCCGACCACGCTGGTGGTCTTGTGGCCGAGCTTCTTGAGGCCTTCGACGATGTCGGCCGGCACGCTGTCCTCGAGCTGATACTGGCCCTCGTAGTGCAGACCGCGCGGCATGTCGATCGCCTCCTGCACGTCGCAGCCATAGTCGAGGATGTTGGTCAGGAGATGGGTCTGGCCGGTCGGCTGGTACTGGCCGCCCATCACCGCAAACGACATCGTGGAGCGGCCGCCCTTGGTGAGCAGGCCCGGCATGATCGTGTGCAGCGGACGCTTGCCGCCCTCGATGCAGTTGGGATGGCCCGGCTGGATGCGGAAGCCGCCGGCGCGGTTCTGTAACAGCACGCCGGTCTTGTTGGAGACGATGGCCGAGCCGAAGGAATGCGCGACCGAGTTGATGAACGAGCAGACGTTGCGGTCCTTGTCCACCACGGTGATGTAGATGGTCGAAGGATTCATCGGCGGCGCGACGTTGGGCAGGTCGAGCATTCCGTCCATGCGGATCTTGCTGATGTACTCGTCGGCAAAACCCTTCTCGAGCATCTCGGCGACGTTGATCTTCATGTGCGCAGGCGAGGCGACGTGCATCTCGCGGTTCATGTAGGCGATGCGCGCGGCTTCGGCCTCGAGATGGAAACGCTCGACGCTGACCGGCGCGTACTTGGTGAGGTCGAAGCGCGACAGGATGTTGAGCATCAGAAGCGCGGTGACGCCGGGGCCGTTCGGCGGGCACTGCCAGACGTCGTAGCCCTTGTACATGGTGCCGATCGGCGTGGTCACTTCGGTCGTGTGCGCGGCGAAATCGTCGAGCGTGTGCAGGCCACCGATACCTCTGAGGGTCTCGACCATGTCCTCGGCGATCGCGCCCTTGTAGAAGCCGTCGCGGCCATCCTTGGCGATTGCGCGCAGCGTTTTGCCGAGTTCTGCCTGGCGGATGACGTCGCCGGCGACCGGCGGCTTGCCGCCCGGCAACAAATAACGGACGGTGTTGGTGCCGTTCTTCAACTTCTCGAACTGGTTCTTCCAGTCGAACGCGATGCGGGGCGCGACGACGTAACCTTCTTCCGCCGCCTTGATCGCCGGCTGGAGGAGCCGGTCGAAGCCGAACTTGCCGTGGTCCCGCAGCACGGTCGCAAACGCGTCGATCACGCCGGGGATCGAGACCGCATGCGCGGAGGTCAGCGGCACGGAGGTGATCTTTCGCTCGAGATACCAGTCGGCATTCGCGGCTTTGGGGGCGCGGCCGGAGCCGTTATAGGCGATGATCTTGCCCTCGCCTCGTGGCTGGATCAGCGCGAAGCAATCACCGCCAATGCCGGTCGATTGCGGCTCGATCACGCCGAGCACGGCCGAACCCGCCACCGCCGCGTCCACCGCCGTGCCGCCCTCGCGCAGCACCTCGATCGCGGCAAGGGAAGCCTGCGGATGCGAGGTCGCGACCATCGCATTGGTGGCGTGGACCGTGGACCTGCCGGGGAAATGGAAGTTTCTCATCGAAGTTCTGCTCTCTCAGGGGCGTCTAGACGAAGTCTTGGGTGCATGCCGCACCGTCTCGGAAAATCGGGTCTTCATGACACATTCAGGGCCGCCCGGGCAATGCTGGCATACCAGGGAAATGGCTGCCATTCGCTGGGAATAGAGCTATCGGTTGCGGGTTTTCCGGGCGGCGGACGCCTGCTAAACGAGCCATCATGACGTACAAGGTCTGCGCCTTCTACCAATTCGCCGCCCTGCCCGATTACCGCGAGCTACGCGAGCCGCTGCGCGCGTTCTGCGCCGGCCTGGCTCTCAAGGGCAGCGTGCTGCTGGCGCAGGAGGGCATCAACGGCACCGTCGCGGGCGCGCCCGGCGCCGTCGACGCCTTCGCCGGTGAGCTCGCGCACGGGACGATGTTCGGCGGCAGGCTGAACAATCTCGAACTGAAGTGCTCGACCGCAGAGGCCATGCCGTTCGGCCGGCTCAAGGTGCGGCTGAAGAAGGAGATCGTCACGCTCGGCGATGCGGCCGCCGATCCGACCCGGCAGGTCGGCACCTATGTCGATGCGAGCGAATGGAACGCGCTGATC
The genomic region above belongs to Bradyrhizobium sp. CCBAU 53338 and contains:
- a CDS encoding FecR domain-containing protein, translated to MILRFLLFPTLLSVALCAAPCAQAQTRVGEAVLVQNEVVRLAATATPINVGDSMLRDETVRTGADSAARFVMADSTNLSLGPNATLKLDRTVFNDEHSYRDVAIRMTTGAFRFVTGHSEKAAYKITTPLATIGVRGTTLDILSQRGRSVVVLQEGAASVCTLSFQCVQLTQPGDTAVITSTGGKVTIAKTSTPPWTFAANCAANSGLCAVNQYADASPTITPGVRDDDTLCGR
- a CDS encoding VOC family protein; translated protein: MSKLVPCMWFNGDAMEAAKFYVSIVPNSEITHVQHNVSDGPSGKEGSVLVVEFTVAGQPLVALNGGMTMEYTHAISLMIHCDDQAQVDSVWNAFLAHGGREEQCGWIRDRWGVAWQVVPKVMFEFLASPDKAAAARAMQAMMKMVKLDVEVLRRAFEGKSAA
- a CDS encoding VOC family protein gives rise to the protein MPRMIFLNLPVTDIKRATAFYEAIGATRNPQFSGETASCMVLSETIYVMLTTHDTFRQFTPKPIADAKTSNQALFCLSADSRNEVDEIVGKAAAAGAVADPSPVDDCSFMYGRSFEDPDGHMWGVNWLDMAAVPAEPAMAHA
- a CDS encoding cupin domain-containing protein, with amino-acid sequence MTGHDHSHSHHDHDHHDDRWKHDGVRVIPGNQLDTNVPSTAGMDRAAAINFARVGAQKLWAGTVSIRPDAKTGAHHHGHLESVIYVVKGKARMRWGESLQFTAEAGPGDFIFVPPYVPHQEINASADEVLECVLVRSDGEAVAINLDIEPVEKPETVLWIDPVHRDPNEKK
- a CDS encoding CsbD family protein is translated as MGTTSDKIKGTANEVIGKAKQGIGEATGSERLQGEGAVQEVKGKGQKAMGDAKDAAKEAIDRAAAAARRTTE
- a CDS encoding FKBP-type peptidyl-prolyl cis-trans isomerase — its product is MQRFQRMLLAIVSALVITLIGGVSTFVSTTASAQTAGKTMTTASGLQITDSVVGTGASPKPGQICVMHYTGWLYENGQKGKKFDSSVDRNEPFEFPIGKGRVIAGWDEGVATMKVGGKRTLIIPPQLGYGARGAGGVIPPNATLMFDVELLGVK
- the ggt gene encoding gamma-glutamyltransferase, translated to MRNFHFPGRSTVHATNAMVATSHPQASLAAIEVLREGGTAVDAAVAGSAVLGVIEPQSTGIGGDCFALIQPRGEGKIIAYNGSGRAPKAANADWYLERKITSVPLTSAHAVSIPGVIDAFATVLRDHGKFGFDRLLQPAIKAAEEGYVVAPRIAFDWKNQFEKLKNGTNTVRYLLPGGKPPVAGDVIRQAELGKTLRAIAKDGRDGFYKGAIAEDMVETLRGIGGLHTLDDFAAHTTEVTTPIGTMYKGYDVWQCPPNGPGVTALLMLNILSRFDLTKYAPVSVERFHLEAEAARIAYMNREMHVASPAHMKINVAEMLEKGFADEYISKIRMDGMLDLPNVAPPMNPSTIYITVVDKDRNVCSFINSVAHSFGSAIVSNKTGVLLQNRAGGFRIQPGHPNCIEGGKRPLHTIMPGLLTKGGRSTMSFAVMGGQYQPTGQTHLLTNILDYGCDVQEAIDMPRGLHYEGQYQLEDSVPADIVEGLKKLGHKTTSVVGPLGGAQAIWIDWEKGTLTGGSDPRKDGCALGY